From Streptomyces sp. NBC_01460, a single genomic window includes:
- the ilvD gene encoding dihydroxy-acid dehydratase, which produces MPQLRSRTVTHGRNMAGARALMRASGVASEDIGKPIIAVANSFTEFVPGHTHLAPVGRIVSEAIKAAGAVPREFNTIAVDDGIAMGHGGMLYSLPSRDLIADSVEYMVEAHCADALICISNCDKITPGMLMAAMRLNIPTVFVSGGPMEAGKTTLVDGTVRTLDLVDAISDAVNDKISDADILRIEENACPTCGSCSGMFTANSMNCLAEAIGLALPGNGSVLATHTARKALYENAGRTIVDITKRHYEEDDHSVLPRSIATREAFENAMALDIAMGGSTNTILHLLAAAQEAELAFGLPEMDEISRRVPCLAKVAPNVAPGGTYYMEDVHRAGGIPALLGELHRGGLLNAGVHAVHSGSLDEWLKNWDVRGGSPSPEAVELWYAAPGCVRSATAFSQSERWDSLDTDAAGGCIRDMEHAYSKDGGLAVLKGNLAVDGCVVKTAGVDESIWTFEGPAVVCESQEDAVDKILRKEITHGDVIVIRYEGPKGGPGMQEMLYPTSFLKGRGLGKSCALVTDGRFSGGTSGLSIGHASPEAASGGTIALVEDGDRIRIDIPNRSIELLVADEDLAARREALNGVYAPKNRERKVSQALRAYAAMATSADKGAVRDVSKLG; this is translated from the coding sequence ATGCCCCAGCTGAGGTCCCGCACTGTCACCCACGGCCGCAACATGGCGGGCGCCCGCGCCCTTATGCGGGCGTCCGGCGTAGCCAGCGAGGACATCGGCAAGCCGATCATCGCGGTGGCCAACTCCTTCACCGAGTTCGTGCCCGGGCACACCCACCTCGCCCCCGTCGGCCGGATCGTCTCCGAGGCGATCAAGGCCGCGGGCGCGGTGCCCCGTGAGTTCAACACCATCGCGGTGGACGACGGCATCGCCATGGGGCACGGCGGCATGCTCTACAGCCTGCCCTCCCGCGACCTCATCGCGGACAGCGTCGAGTACATGGTGGAGGCCCACTGTGCCGACGCCCTGATCTGCATCTCCAACTGCGACAAGATCACCCCGGGCATGCTGATGGCCGCGATGCGCCTCAACATCCCCACGGTGTTCGTGTCCGGCGGTCCCATGGAGGCGGGCAAGACCACCCTGGTCGACGGCACGGTCCGCACCCTCGACCTCGTCGACGCGATCTCGGACGCCGTCAACGACAAGATCTCCGACGCGGACATCCTCCGTATCGAGGAGAACGCCTGCCCGACCTGCGGCAGCTGTTCGGGCATGTTCACCGCCAACTCGATGAACTGCCTCGCCGAGGCGATCGGCCTGGCCCTGCCGGGCAACGGCTCCGTCCTCGCCACCCACACCGCACGCAAGGCGCTGTACGAGAACGCCGGCCGCACGATCGTCGACATCACCAAGCGCCACTACGAGGAGGACGACCACTCCGTCCTGCCCCGCAGCATCGCCACCCGCGAGGCGTTCGAGAACGCCATGGCCCTCGACATCGCGATGGGCGGCTCCACCAACACGATCCTCCACCTGCTGGCCGCGGCCCAGGAGGCCGAGCTCGCCTTCGGCCTCCCGGAGATGGACGAGATCTCCCGGCGGGTCCCCTGCCTCGCGAAGGTCGCCCCCAATGTGGCGCCCGGCGGGACGTACTACATGGAGGACGTGCACAGGGCCGGCGGCATCCCCGCCCTCCTCGGCGAGCTGCACCGCGGCGGGCTGCTCAACGCAGGTGTGCACGCGGTCCACTCCGGCAGCCTCGACGAGTGGCTGAAGAACTGGGACGTCCGCGGCGGCTCCCCGTCCCCCGAGGCCGTGGAGCTCTGGTACGCCGCCCCGGGCTGCGTCCGCAGCGCGACCGCCTTCTCGCAGTCCGAGCGCTGGGACAGCCTCGACACGGACGCTGCCGGAGGCTGCATCCGGGACATGGAGCACGCCTACTCCAAGGACGGCGGCCTGGCGGTCCTCAAGGGGAACCTCGCCGTGGACGGCTGCGTCGTGAAGACGGCGGGCGTCGACGAGTCGATCTGGACCTTCGAGGGACCGGCCGTCGTCTGCGAGTCGCAGGAGGACGCCGTCGACAAGATCCTCCGCAAGGAGATCACGCACGGCGACGTCATCGTCATCCGCTACGAGGGCCCCAAGGGCGGTCCCGGCATGCAGGAGATGCTCTACCCGACGTCGTTCCTCAAGGGCCGCGGCCTCGGCAAGAGCTGCGCGCTCGTCACCGACGGCCGCTTCTCCGGCGGCACGTCGGGCCTGTCCATCGGGCACGCCTCGCCCGAGGCGGCGTCCGGCGGCACGATCGCTCTCGTCGAGGACGGCGACCGGATCCGGATCGACATCCCGAACCGCTCGATCGAGCTCCTCGTCGCCGACGAGGACCTCGCCGCCCGCCGTGAGGCGCTGAACGGCGTCTACGCGCCGAAGAACCGCGAGCGCAAGGTCTCCCAGGCGCTGCGCGCGTACGCGGCCATGGCGACCAGCGCGGACAAGGGTGCCGTCCGCGACGTCTCCAAGCTCGGCTGA
- a CDS encoding TetR/AcrR family transcriptional regulator: MTPGADGPAPRRRGRPSRASGATGPDARTRILEAARTEFARRGYDKTSIRGIAKEADVDAALVHHYFGTKDDVFAAAVEVSFEPALVLPEILDGPVDDMGERLARYFIGVWENPVSRAPLLAIVRSALTHEAAAKVLRGFVLRRLLERIAAELDVPEPTFRAELAASHMIGIAILRYVIQAEPLASADPEKIIAMVAPTLQRYLTE, encoded by the coding sequence GTGACCCCCGGCGCCGACGGCCCCGCCCCCCGGCGCAGGGGCCGGCCCTCCCGTGCGTCCGGTGCCACCGGCCCCGACGCGAGGACCCGCATCCTGGAGGCGGCCCGCACGGAGTTCGCCCGGCGCGGCTACGACAAGACGTCGATCCGGGGCATCGCCAAGGAGGCGGACGTCGACGCCGCCCTGGTCCACCACTACTTCGGTACGAAGGACGACGTCTTCGCCGCCGCGGTCGAGGTCTCCTTCGAGCCGGCCCTGGTCCTCCCCGAGATCCTCGACGGGCCCGTGGACGACATGGGGGAGCGGCTGGCCCGCTACTTCATCGGCGTGTGGGAGAACCCGGTGTCACGGGCGCCCCTGCTGGCGATCGTCCGCTCGGCGCTCACGCACGAGGCGGCGGCGAAGGTACTGCGCGGCTTCGTGCTGCGCCGGCTGCTGGAGCGGATCGCGGCGGAGCTGGACGTGCCCGAACCGACCTTCCGCGCCGAGCTCGCGGCCTCGCACATGATCGGCATCGCGATCCTGCGGTACGTGATCCAGGCGGAGCCGCTGGCGTCCGCGGATCCCGAGAAGATCATCGCGATGGTGGCACCCACACTTCAGCGCTATCTGACGGAGTAG
- a CDS encoding sugar phosphate isomerase/epimerase family protein: protein MAEPVVRIPDAKVALSTASVYPESTATAFEIAARLGYDGVEVMVWTDPVSQDIEALKRLSDYHQVPILAVHAPCLLITQRVWSTDPWVKLQRARAAAEKLGASAVVVHPPFRWQRNYARDFVSGIWRMADETDVRFAVENMYPWRYRDREMLAYAPAWDVSNDDYRHFTVDLSHTSTARTDSLAMVDRMGDRLAHVHLADGKGSGKDEHLVPGRGDQPCAELLERLARTGFDGHVVIEVNTRRAMSSAEREADLAEALAYTRLHLASPARAPRP from the coding sequence GTGGCAGAACCAGTGGTGCGCATCCCGGATGCGAAGGTCGCCCTGTCGACGGCCTCCGTCTATCCGGAGTCCACGGCGACGGCCTTCGAGATCGCTGCGCGCCTGGGCTACGACGGTGTCGAGGTCATGGTCTGGACCGACCCCGTCAGCCAGGACATCGAGGCGCTGAAGCGGCTGTCGGACTACCACCAGGTGCCGATCCTGGCCGTGCACGCGCCCTGTCTGCTGATCACCCAGCGGGTCTGGTCCACCGACCCGTGGGTGAAGCTCCAGCGGGCCAGGGCCGCCGCGGAGAAACTCGGCGCGTCGGCGGTGGTCGTCCATCCGCCGTTCCGTTGGCAGCGCAACTACGCGCGCGACTTCGTCTCCGGTATCTGGCGCATGGCCGACGAGACCGATGTGCGCTTCGCGGTGGAGAACATGTACCCGTGGCGCTACCGGGACCGCGAGATGCTCGCCTACGCCCCCGCCTGGGACGTCAGCAACGACGACTACCGGCACTTCACCGTGGACCTCTCGCACACCTCGACCGCGCGCACCGACAGCCTCGCCATGGTGGACCGGATGGGCGACCGGCTCGCCCACGTCCACCTCGCGGACGGGAAGGGCTCCGGCAAGGACGAGCACCTGGTGCCCGGCCGGGGCGACCAGCCCTGCGCGGAGCTGCTGGAGCGGCTGGCCCGCACCGGCTTCGACGGCCACGTGGTCATCGAGGTCAACACCCGCCGTGCGATGTCGTCGGCCGAGCGTGAGGCCGATCTCGCGGAGGCGCTCGCCTACACCCGTCTCCACCTGGCGTCCCCGGCGCGGGCGCCCCGCCCGTGA
- a CDS encoding BACON domain-containing protein — translation MTSSRMGTPTHTTGAHRAHRREARPSAPRSPARDEPYLDGLFTYCLSVLCDHEAATDALGSVLAIAERQDGRCPQAEEERKSWLYALARWACLRALTEQRRGRRAHRRPSAPRGATPVGGTWPAGGRGAHGTPEEAAGSGGPPESPAAEARRRELAQLAWPEAAGTTPEQREALELAVRHGLTPRAVAAVLGLDPAGARELLAGAACEVERTRAALAVVEKGDCPTVARLTGAPQVLLSVTLRRELVRHVDDCPRCRRAAERAGASGPWPGATVAPAAALPVVEAPRPSVRVALTHARRSRSGVPRFGRSGFPLDPKDHAARRDRLRSRVVTTTLVATVVAAPVIALWAAYRGAPLTGEGRDTAVTATDVDGEAGPDGDPYGPYENAGNARPEDDGGFTDGVRTPDVSAEVVSVGPGPDRGALSVAVRPGPSHGRTTIVLTATGDEAVAWSARVDAPWLRLSRSSGTLAPGRSATLHVFVNPSAEPRGPWSARVVLSPSGSAVAITGSGSTAPRPGSPDPSSGPPRPTPSSPAPSTDPTPEPTESTAPPDPTPTPTDPPTEPPGSPGPTPSPTDETTEPAPSTAPGEPPGPAG, via the coding sequence GTGACGAGCAGCAGGATGGGGACCCCTACGCACACCACCGGCGCACACCGGGCGCACCGCCGCGAGGCCCGGCCTTCGGCGCCGCGTTCGCCCGCACGTGACGAGCCGTATCTCGACGGCCTGTTCACCTACTGCCTCTCCGTGCTCTGCGACCACGAGGCGGCCACCGACGCGCTCGGCTCGGTCCTGGCGATCGCCGAACGGCAGGACGGCCGGTGCCCCCAGGCCGAGGAGGAACGTAAATCCTGGCTGTACGCCCTGGCCAGGTGGGCGTGCCTGCGGGCGCTCACCGAGCAGCGGCGCGGCCGCCGGGCGCACCGTCGCCCGTCCGCCCCGCGGGGTGCCACCCCGGTCGGGGGGACCTGGCCGGCCGGCGGCCGGGGGGCCCACGGCACGCCGGAGGAGGCCGCCGGATCCGGCGGTCCACCGGAGTCCCCGGCGGCCGAGGCGCGCCGGCGTGAGCTCGCGCAGTTGGCGTGGCCCGAGGCCGCCGGCACCACCCCCGAGCAGCGCGAGGCGCTGGAGCTCGCCGTACGCCACGGGCTCACGCCGCGTGCCGTCGCCGCCGTCCTCGGCCTCGACCCCGCCGGCGCCCGGGAGCTCCTGGCGGGCGCTGCCTGCGAGGTGGAGCGGACCCGCGCCGCCCTCGCCGTCGTGGAGAAGGGGGACTGCCCCACCGTCGCCCGGCTCACCGGCGCCCCCCAGGTACTGCTCTCGGTGACCCTGCGCCGGGAGCTCGTCCGGCACGTCGACGACTGTCCCCGCTGCCGCCGCGCCGCCGAGCGGGCCGGCGCCTCCGGGCCCTGGCCCGGCGCGACCGTCGCCCCGGCCGCCGCCCTGCCGGTCGTCGAGGCGCCCCGCCCCTCCGTGCGCGTCGCCCTGACCCACGCCAGGCGGTCGCGGTCCGGTGTCCCGCGCTTCGGCCGGAGCGGCTTCCCGCTGGATCCCAAGGACCATGCCGCGCGCCGGGACAGGCTGCGGTCCCGGGTGGTGACGACGACGCTCGTGGCGACGGTCGTGGCGGCCCCGGTGATCGCGCTGTGGGCCGCCTACCGGGGCGCGCCGCTGACCGGCGAAGGCCGGGACACCGCGGTCACCGCCACGGACGTGGACGGCGAGGCCGGCCCCGACGGCGATCCGTACGGCCCCTACGAGAACGCGGGCAACGCACGCCCGGAGGACGACGGCGGTTTCACGGACGGTGTCCGGACCCCGGACGTGTCGGCCGAGGTCGTCAGTGTCGGGCCCGGCCCCGACAGGGGCGCGCTCTCGGTCGCGGTCCGTCCGGGCCCGTCGCACGGCCGTACGACGATCGTCCTGACCGCGACCGGGGACGAAGCCGTCGCCTGGTCGGCCCGGGTGGACGCCCCGTGGCTGCGCCTCAGCCGTTCGTCCGGCACGCTCGCCCCCGGCCGGAGCGCCACCCTCCATGTGTTCGTGAACCCGTCGGCCGAGCCGCGGGGGCCGTGGAGCGCCCGCGTCGTGCTCTCCCCGTCGGGGTCGGCGGTCGCGATCACCGGCTCCGGATCCACGGCTCCGCGCCCCGGGAGCCCTGATCCGTCGTCCGGCCCTCCGCGCCCCACGCCGTCCTCCCCGGCCCCGTCGACGGACCCGACCCCCGAGCCCACGGAGTCCACCGCCCCGCCGGACCCGACCCCCACGCCGACGGATCCGCCGACGGAGCCACCGGGCTCTCCCGGCCCCACACCCTCGCCGACGGACGAGACCACCGAACCCGCCCCGTCGACGGCTCCGGGCGAGCCGCCCGGACCGGCAGGCTGA
- a CDS encoding Ppx/GppA phosphatase family protein: MRLGVLDVGSNTVHLLVVDAHPGARPLPAHSHKAELRLAELLDKDGAIGPDGVDRLVTTIADALQAAEDKGCEDVLAFATSAVREAGNADQVLARVRDETGVALAVLSGEEEARLTFLAARRWFGWSAGKLLVLDIGGGSLEVGYGMDEEPDAAVSLPFGAGRLTAGWLPGDPPDPTDVRALRRHVRAGIARTVGEFTRLGPPDHVVGTSKTFRQLARISGAARSAEGLYVQRVLTRKALEEWVPKLTTMTVEQRGNLPGVTEGRAAQLLAGALVAEGAMDLFGVEELEICPWALREGVILRRLDHLPTEQAALA; the protein is encoded by the coding sequence ATGAGACTCGGAGTCCTCGACGTGGGGTCGAACACGGTGCATCTGCTGGTCGTCGACGCGCACCCCGGTGCGCGCCCGCTGCCCGCGCACTCGCACAAGGCGGAGCTGCGGCTCGCCGAACTCCTCGACAAGGACGGGGCGATCGGACCCGACGGCGTCGACCGTCTCGTGACGACGATCGCCGACGCCCTCCAGGCCGCCGAGGACAAGGGCTGCGAGGACGTGCTGGCCTTCGCCACCTCGGCCGTGCGCGAGGCGGGCAACGCGGACCAGGTGCTGGCGCGCGTGCGGGACGAGACCGGTGTGGCCCTGGCCGTCCTCAGCGGTGAGGAGGAGGCCCGGCTGACCTTCCTGGCGGCCCGTCGCTGGTTCGGCTGGTCGGCGGGGAAGCTGCTGGTCCTGGACATCGGCGGGGGTTCGCTGGAGGTCGGGTACGGGATGGACGAGGAGCCCGACGCCGCGGTGTCGCTGCCGTTCGGAGCGGGCCGGCTCACCGCCGGCTGGCTCCCGGGCGACCCGCCCGACCCGACGGACGTGCGGGCGCTCCGCCGCCACGTCCGCGCGGGCATCGCCCGTACGGTCGGGGAGTTCACCCGGCTGGGGCCGCCCGACCACGTCGTCGGGACCTCCAAGACGTTCCGGCAGCTCGCCAGGATCTCGGGAGCCGCCCGTTCCGCCGAGGGGCTGTACGTCCAGCGCGTCCTCACCCGCAAGGCGCTGGAGGAATGGGTGCCGAAGCTGACGACGATGACGGTCGAGCAGCGGGGGAACCTGCCGGGGGTGACCGAGGGGCGTGCCGCGCAGCTGCTCGCGGGGGCGCTCGTGGCGGAGGGCGCGATGGACCTGTTCGGGGTGGAGGAGCTGGAGATCTGTCCCTGGGCGCTGCGGGAGGGAGTCATCCTGCGCCGCCTCGACCACCTGCCGACGGAGCAGGCGGCCCTGGCCTGA
- a CDS encoding protein kinase domain-containing protein — MPPLRGTGSHPEAEHPEYAGQYRLEACLGAGGMGVVHLARSASGLQLAVKVVHRQHAADPEFRARFRQEVAAARRVSGAFTAPVVDADPTAALPWMATLYVPGPTLSAQVKRNGPMSPAELRRLTAGLAEALRDIHRAGVIHRDLKPSNVLLPDSGPKVIDFGISRPYDSDLRTETGKLIGSPPYMAPEQFQRPREVGPAADVFALGAVLVHAATGRGPFDSDSPYLVAYQVVHDEADLAGVPASLAPLVGRCLAKDPGERPTPDEIMDALHPPSYEAAAFIPVQRRPVAAESVETAEGTTHVRAADGLPSGPGAAKGRRTLLRIAVPAVVLVLVAGALWAAAARGGSGAPGRKAGEEHTAAFVPWEKPLPSRSGSTPSCTAGTGTEPALYCVSAASSAARLDPSDGRVLWSHGDTSSKAAGDAAPGGPAWTVVAGEELRAYSADAGARLWRTDLSAYLDTPVPAGDVLLTVRQDGTSQALDAETGASRWRRALPGHERPGYGLYDAGTGLAYAFESSAQGSSTLVTAVEARTGATAWQRRLDGMLTPAGTSGGALLLTSMNEKAQTTGLVRYDPASRSTARIALPFRMNGPETVVDGDTALLLERGGTLLAVDVGPGGGRAERWRLETAVGMTSAPVLGAGGRLYFSAADGRLLAVDTERGTLLGQTRPRLKDGRLSHASSLPAPVVLGRSVVGTAPDGSVFAVDADDPAAW, encoded by the coding sequence ATGCCGCCGCTGCGAGGGACCGGATCACATCCGGAAGCGGAGCATCCTGAGTACGCCGGGCAGTACCGGCTCGAGGCATGTCTCGGAGCGGGCGGGATGGGTGTCGTCCACCTGGCGCGCTCCGCCTCCGGGCTTCAGCTCGCGGTGAAGGTGGTGCACCGCCAGCACGCGGCGGACCCCGAGTTCAGGGCGCGTTTCCGGCAGGAGGTCGCCGCCGCCCGGAGGGTCAGCGGCGCGTTCACCGCGCCGGTGGTGGACGCCGATCCGACGGCCGCCCTGCCCTGGATGGCCACCCTGTACGTCCCCGGCCCCACGCTCTCCGCGCAGGTGAAGCGGAACGGGCCGATGAGCCCCGCCGAGCTGCGCAGGCTCACGGCCGGGCTCGCCGAGGCGCTGCGCGACATCCACCGGGCCGGTGTCATCCACCGGGATCTCAAGCCGAGCAACGTGCTGCTCCCCGACTCCGGGCCGAAGGTCATCGACTTCGGGATCTCCCGGCCGTACGACAGCGATCTGCGCACCGAGACCGGCAAGCTGATCGGCTCGCCGCCGTACATGGCGCCCGAGCAGTTCCAGCGTCCCCGCGAGGTCGGTCCGGCCGCCGACGTGTTCGCGCTCGGGGCGGTGCTGGTCCACGCGGCGACGGGCCGGGGGCCCTTCGACTCGGACAGCCCGTACCTCGTGGCCTACCAGGTGGTGCACGACGAGGCCGATCTGGCCGGGGTGCCCGCGAGCCTGGCGCCTCTGGTCGGGCGGTGCCTGGCCAAGGACCCCGGGGAGCGTCCCACCCCGGACGAGATCATGGACGCGCTGCACCCTCCGTCGTACGAGGCCGCCGCCTTCATCCCGGTGCAGCGGAGACCGGTCGCCGCCGAGTCGGTGGAGACGGCCGAGGGGACCACACACGTGCGGGCGGCGGACGGGCTGCCGTCCGGGCCGGGGGCGGCGAAGGGACGCCGGACGCTGCTCCGGATCGCGGTTCCGGCCGTGGTGCTGGTGCTGGTGGCCGGGGCACTCTGGGCGGCCGCGGCCCGCGGCGGCTCCGGCGCGCCCGGGAGGAAGGCCGGCGAGGAGCACACGGCGGCGTTCGTGCCGTGGGAGAAACCCCTGCCGTCGCGGAGCGGCTCCACTCCGTCGTGCACCGCGGGGACAGGGACGGAGCCGGCGCTGTACTGCGTCTCCGCCGCTTCCTCCGCGGCGCGGCTGGATCCGTCGGACGGCCGGGTCCTCTGGTCGCACGGGGACACCTCGTCGAAGGCCGCCGGGGACGCGGCTCCCGGGGGCCCGGCCTGGACCGTCGTGGCCGGCGAGGAGCTCCGCGCGTACTCCGCCGACGCGGGCGCGCGGCTCTGGCGTACGGACCTCTCCGCGTATCTCGACACCCCCGTGCCGGCGGGCGACGTCCTTTTGACGGTCCGCCAGGACGGGACGTCGCAGGCGCTGGACGCGGAGACCGGCGCATCCCGTTGGAGGCGTGCCCTGCCGGGGCACGAACGTCCGGGCTACGGCCTGTACGACGCCGGGACCGGGCTCGCGTACGCCTTCGAGAGCTCGGCGCAGGGGTCCAGCACCCTGGTCACCGCCGTCGAGGCGAGGACCGGCGCCACGGCCTGGCAGCGCAGGCTGGACGGGATGCTCACCCCGGCCGGGACGTCGGGCGGGGCTCTCCTGCTGACCTCCATGAACGAGAAGGCACAGACCACCGGGCTCGTCCGCTACGACCCGGCGTCGCGGAGCACGGCCCGCATCGCGCTGCCCTTCCGGATGAACGGACCGGAGACCGTCGTGGACGGGGACACCGCGCTGCTGCTGGAGCGCGGCGGGACGCTGCTGGCCGTCGACGTCGGTCCGGGCGGCGGACGGGCCGAGCGGTGGCGGCTGGAGACGGCGGTGGGGATGACCTCGGCGCCGGTCCTCGGAGCGGGCGGCCGGCTGTACTTCTCGGCCGCCGACGGGCGGCTGCTCGCCGTCGACACCGAGCGCGGAACGCTGCTGGGCCAGACGCGCCCGCGGCTGAAGGACGGCAGGCTCAGCCACGCCTCGTCCCTGCCGGCTCCCGTCGTACTGGGCCGGAGCGTCGTCGGCACCGCCCCGGACGGATCCGTCTTCGCCGTGGACGCGGACGACCCCGCCGCCTGGTAG